The proteins below come from a single Megalops cyprinoides isolate fMegCyp1 chromosome 5, fMegCyp1.pri, whole genome shotgun sequence genomic window:
- the LOC118777927 gene encoding regulator of G-protein signaling 7-binding protein A-like isoform X2 — translation MGNVMSETVQEFNTLVALYRELVISIGEISVACPSLRAELHKTRARGCEMARASHHNLSLIYGPEDGEIHPEICRLFIQLQYCLEMFITEMLKSVCLLGSLELHRKGSGAAEPSADSKGDENSDVPILEDRWTPPGECLQDTWLLCTDIENTERDVREMKNLLSKLRETMPLPLKNQDDSSLLNLTPYPLVPQRKRRFFGLCCLVSS, via the exons ATGGGGAATGTCATGTCGGAg ACTGTCCAGGAGTTCAACACGCTCGTGGCGCTGTATCGCGAGCTGGTCATTTCCATCGGGGAGATTTCCGTCGCGTGCCCCTCTCTGCGCGCGGAACTGCACAAGACACGAGCCAGAGGCTGCGAGATGGCGCGAGCCTCGCACCACAACCTGTCTCTAATTTATGG GCCAGAGGACGGAGAGATCCACCCAGAGATCTGCAGGCTCTTCATCCAGCTGCAGTACTGTCTGGAGATGTTCATCACTGAGATGCTGAAGTCCGTCTGCCTGCTGGGCTCCCTGGAGCTGCACAGGAAGG GGAGTGGTGCTGCGGAGCCGAGCGCCGACAGTAAGGGGGACGAGAACTCTGACGTGCCCATTCTGGAGGACAGGTGGACCCCACCTGGGGAGTGTCTGCAGGACACCTGGCTGCTGTGCACAGACATAGAGAACACAGAGAG ggatgTGCGAGAGATGAAGAATCTGCTGAGCAAACTCAGGGAGACCATGCCTTTACCACTGAAGAaccaag atgACAGCAGCCTGCTGAACCTCACCCCCTACCCCCTGGTCCCACAGAGGAAGAGGCGTTTCTTTGGGCTCTGCTGCTTGGTGTCCAGCTAA
- the LOC118778485 gene encoding E3 ubiquitin-protein ligase RNF180-like — MVLRCRRCRKCVLDAVWLVPINAADENTSECRIWHLDFDLLPAWILTAINQASWTVGKLNCQFCGARLGGFNFINRAKCPCGRELTVHLCRSRLDRDAGPALSVSQAASGPHSERGPGGPASKDPGSDPRPPSPAETSVSPEFGPGTEAACPEVRSHETHTGPADGGDPPAPPSPPQSVEVVGRKAGGLDRRAAGEASPSAGFCDEAAQSEAGRGQDCAPPPRPCGQTDLGSAQPESPHPAEGQRELGDWPGLLPVTPIQEEREELEEEREGWGAPVGSLSLAGPPVRPATELTLTKRERNRLKSQRRKQRKRERWLQSQLQEHSQQSLSGSVTGSEDEEVPEGEREGFTCAVCLDVYFSPHVCQPCQHVFCEPCLRTLAKNRPANTPCPLCRTLITHVVFHKELHHTAKTFFPKLYVTRKRSFQRAHCARWPLPSCKKVFHFFSGFRRRAGLGHRPLLLGEHRLDVLNLQDESEGWRLDLDVWIVYTHCANWVLGVAVCCFLCYLLLAWL, encoded by the exons ATGGTGCTTCGCTGCAGGAGGTGTCGGAAGTGTGTCCTGGATGCAGTTTGGCTGGTCCCG ATTAATGCAGCTGATGAGAACACATCAGAATGCAGAATCTGGCATCTAGACTTTGACCTGCTGCCTGCCTGGATTCTCACAGCCATCAATCAG GCCAGCTGGACAGTGGGAAAACTGAACTGCCAGTTCTGCGGAGCTCGACTCGGCGGATTCAATTTCATCAACCGTGCAAAATGTCCCTGCGGCCGCGAGCTGACTGTTCACCTCTGCAGGAGCCGGCTGGACCGCGACGCCGGTCCcgccctgtctgtctcccaggCGGCAAGTGGCCCTCACTCCGAGCGGGGGCCAGGAGGGCCCGCCAGCAAGGACCCGGGCTCAGACCCAAGGCCACCCTCTCCAGCTGAGACCAGCGTCAGCCCTGAGTTTGGACCAGGGACTGAAGCTGCCTGCCCGGAAGTGCGGTCCCACGAGACACACACGGGACCGGCTGATGGGGGCGACCCCCCGgcgccccccagccccccgcaGTCTGTGGAGGTGGTGGGCAGGAAGGCTGGTGGGTTGGACCGCAGGGCTGCGGGTGAAGCCAGCCCTTCTGCTGGGTTCTGTGATGAGGCAGCGCAGTCAGAAGCTGGGCGTGGTCAGGACTGTGCCCCGCCCCCTCGGCCCTGTGGGCAGACAGACCTCGGCTCGGCCCAGCCTGAGTCTCCCCACCCTGCTGAGGGCCAGCGGGAGCTGGGAGACTGGCCAGGGCTGCTCCCGGTCACGCCCATCCAGGAG gagagggaggagctggaggaggagagggaggggtggggagctCCTGTCGGGAGTCTGTCACTGGCTGGGCCCCCAGTGCGCCCTGCGACAGAGCTCACACTGACCAAGAGGGAGAGGAACCGTCTGAAGAGCCAGAggaggaaacagaggaagagggagcgCTGGCTTCAGAGCCAGCTACAGGAACACTCACAG CAGAGTTTGTCTGGGAGTGTGACAGGcagtgaggatgaggaggtgcctgagggggagagagagggcttcACCTGTGCCGTGTGTCTGGACGTCTACTTCAGCCCCCACGTGTGCCAGCCCTGCCAGCACGTCTTCTGTGAGCCCTGCCTTCGTACGCTGGCCAAGAACCGCCCGGCCAACACGCCCTGCCCCCTGTGCCGAACCCTCATCACACACGTGGTCTTCCACAAAG AGCTCCACCACACGGCGAAGACCTTCTTCCCAAAGCTGTATGTGACGCGGAAGCGGAGCTTCCAGAGGGCTCACTGCGCGCGCTGGCCCCTCCCCAGCTGCAAGAAGGTGTTCCACTTCTTCAGTG GGTTTCGGAGGCGGGCGGGGCTGGGGCATCGGCCGCTCCTTCTTGGGGAGCACCGATTGGATGTGCTGAACCTGCAGGACGAATCGGAGGGCTGGAGGTTGGACCTGGATGTGTGGATCGTCTACACCCATTGCGCTAACTGGGTTCTGGGCGTGGCAGTGTGCTGCTTCCTCTGCTACCTCCTGCTGGCCTGGCTATGA
- the LOC118777927 gene encoding regulator of G-protein signaling 7-binding protein B-like isoform X1 — protein MCSAPNGRKNRPKSSGNIFQIGKAPHRDPERRESTESARRAVRGVEECRMTVQEFNTLVALYRELVISIGEISVACPSLRAELHKTRARGCEMARASHHNLSLIYGPEDGEIHPEICRLFIQLQYCLEMFITEMLKSVCLLGSLELHRKGSGAAEPSADSKGDENSDVPILEDRWTPPGECLQDTWLLCTDIENTERDVREMKNLLSKLRETMPLPLKNQDDSSLLNLTPYPLVPQRKRRFFGLCCLVSS, from the exons atgtgttctGCACCGAATGGGCGCAAGAACCGCCCCAAATCCTCCGGGAACATTTTTCAGATCGGAAAGGCACCTCACAGGGACCCGGAGCGGCGGGAGAGCACGGAGAGCGCGCGGAGAGCCGTGCGTGGCGTGGAGGAGTGCAGGATG ACTGTCCAGGAGTTCAACACGCTCGTGGCGCTGTATCGCGAGCTGGTCATTTCCATCGGGGAGATTTCCGTCGCGTGCCCCTCTCTGCGCGCGGAACTGCACAAGACACGAGCCAGAGGCTGCGAGATGGCGCGAGCCTCGCACCACAACCTGTCTCTAATTTATGG GCCAGAGGACGGAGAGATCCACCCAGAGATCTGCAGGCTCTTCATCCAGCTGCAGTACTGTCTGGAGATGTTCATCACTGAGATGCTGAAGTCCGTCTGCCTGCTGGGCTCCCTGGAGCTGCACAGGAAGG GGAGTGGTGCTGCGGAGCCGAGCGCCGACAGTAAGGGGGACGAGAACTCTGACGTGCCCATTCTGGAGGACAGGTGGACCCCACCTGGGGAGTGTCTGCAGGACACCTGGCTGCTGTGCACAGACATAGAGAACACAGAGAG ggatgTGCGAGAGATGAAGAATCTGCTGAGCAAACTCAGGGAGACCATGCCTTTACCACTGAAGAaccaag atgACAGCAGCCTGCTGAACCTCACCCCCTACCCCCTGGTCCCACAGAGGAAGAGGCGTTTCTTTGGGCTCTGCTGCTTGGTGTCCAGCTAA
- the c6 gene encoding complement component C6, with the protein MTPGCHLLTALAILWKVTVTLGCMCDRYPWSAWSTCSKTCNYGTQDRHRRISYDEYYRTNMCEQLCVKRESRACNVEACPIHCQLSEFGHWSPCSPCAKKQFRTRSLVRPAQFGGQDCSETLMEDRACHPTTECRIEKVDCGAKFTCDSGRCIDPKLRCNSQNDCGDNSDERHCARISRVCNRIYESIPGAELMANGFDAVAESMRGAVLDNMFFGDQCVTNRSREDRKQYRIPANVESVHLKVEYLEDFREEAEPAQSEPVELSSEASSSQSHSDHRSGSLWIPILFSSRTSRTSSGSSSFRTAVKASQKKDSKFFRVHQVVGVSTFRTKQSDLYLSEPFLRFLNDLPLDYNYALYRQVFQLFGTHYFGSGTLGGVYDLLYQYDREELKNSGFTDSESSGCIASETSVRFLLFFSSRSVSRTCYNNKMSEKYEGSFLKASERSISMVRGGRAEYTAALAWERQGAAPDSTTYKNWMESTKDNPTIVDYELLPILDLVRGFPCAVTKRRHLERALVEYLEAFDSCKCAPCPNNGRPVLSGTECLCVCQTGTYGSNCEKRAPDYTSEAVDGRWSCWGPWSTCDSSMRRHRVRECNNPAPLRGGKACAGSSKQEQECYISIFQKQDVCISDDELERESEQEEVPGSPACRKPRPPVNSYLRMDKQRYDFGDQEEVVCHSGYEMEGYQYFRCLPDGKWSEFTGTCLKKVCTRPDLPADMTLQPRKDEYKIGDGIVLNCATAGMVPSGPRFYTCGRSLTWDPPLPSDIHCENEKPFIPDSSCRRGERKQGSQCVCIPTEECSPYRADLCVLDAGSGSAVMKSACALHAGRCHGDQLYFLSEGACEVDEPTLEWARFRARLSNQSQVQEPCGPGTCYEWETCSESKRCECKLPRDCSRGGQQLFCLELKAGTRKTMNLCFTAAMKCARLQFEIAHEGEC; encoded by the exons ATGACCCCTGGTTGTcacctcctcactgctctgGCCATCCTGTGGAAGGTCACTGTGACACTGGGCTGCATGTGTGACCGATACCCCTGGAGTGCATGGAGCACCTGCTCCAAAACCTGCAACTATGGAACCCAGGACCGGCACAG GAGGATCAGCTATGATGAGTACTACAGGACGAACATGtgtgagcagctgtgtgtgaagcGGGAGAGCCGTGCCTGCAACGTGGAGGCCTGTCCCATCCACTGCCAGCTGTCAGAGTTCGGACACTGGTCACCATGTTCCCCCTGCGCTAAGAAACAG TTTCGGACGCGATCACTGGTGAGGCCAGCGCAGTTTGGAGGGCAGGACTGCAGCGAGACTCTGATGGAGGACCGGGCATGTCACCCCACCACCGAGTGCAGGATAGAGAAAGTCGACTGTGGGGCCAAATTCACCTGTGACAGtg GGCGCTGCATCGATCCCAAACTGCGCTGCAACTCACAGAATGACTGTGGTGACAACTCTGATGAGAGGCACTGCGCCAGGATCAGCAGAGTGTGTAACCGCATCTATGAGAGCATCCCTGGGGCAGAGCTCATGGCCAACGG GTTTGATGCTGTGGCTGAGAGCATGCGTGGAGCTGTCCTTGACAACATGTTTTTCGGGGACCAGTGTGTCACTAACCGCAGCCGCGAGGACAGGAAACAGTATCGCATCCCGGCCAACGTGGAGAGCGTTCATCTCAAG GTTGAGTACCTGGAGGACTTCAGAGAGGAGGCGGAGCCAGCGCAGAGTGAGCCGGTGGAGCTGTCATCAGAGGCCTCGTCCAGCCAGTCCCACTCAGATCACCGTTCCGGCTCCCTGTGGATCCCCATCCTCTTCTCCAGCAGGACGAGCAGGACCTCCTCGGGATCCTCTTCCTTCCGCACCGCCGTCAAAGCCTCGCAGAAGAAG GACTCCAAATTCTTCCGCGTGCACCAGGTGGTGGGTGTGTCCACCTTTAGGACAAAGCAGTCCGACCTTTACCTCTCGGAGCCCTTTCTGAGATTCCTGAACGATCTGCCTCTAGATTACAACTACGCCCTCTACAGGCAGGTCTTCCAGCTCTTTGGGACCCATTATTTTGGCTCTGGGACACTGGGTGGAGTGTATGACCTGCTTTACCAGTACGACAGGGAGGAGCTGAAGAACTCTG GTTTCACAGACTCTGAGTCGAGTGGCTGCATCGCGTCGGAAACCTCGGTGAggttcctgctgtttttttcatcaaGAAGTGTCAGTCGGACATGCTACAATAATAAGATGTCTGAAAAATATGaag GCTCGTTCCTGAAGGCGTCGGAGCGATCCATCTCCATGGTGCGGGGGGGCAGGGCGGAGTACACGGCCGCTCTGGCCTGGGAGAGGCAAGGGGCTGCTCCCGACAGCACCACCTACAAGAACTGGATGGAGTCCACCAAAGACAACCCCACCATCGTAGACTATGAG CTGTTGCCCATTCTGGATCTGGTCAGAGGGTTTCCCTGCGCAGTGACGAAGAGGAGACACCTGGAAAGAGCGCTGGTGGAGTACCTGGAGGCCTTCGACTCCTGCAAGTGTGCCCCCTGTCCCAACAACGGCCGCCCGGTTCTGTCTGGGACGGAGTGCCTGTGCGTGTGCCAGACTGGTACCTACGGGTCAAACTGTGAGAAGCGGGCCCCAGACTACACCTCAG AGGCTGTTGACGGTCGCTGGAGCTGCTGGGGGCCTTGGAGCACCTGCGACTCCTCCATGAGGCGGCACCGGGTTCGAGAGTGCAATAACCCCGCCCCTCTCAGAGGTGGGAAGGCCTGTGCTGGGAGCAGCAAGCAGGAGCAGGAGTGCTATATCTCCATCTTCCAAAA GCAGGACGTGTGCATCAGTGATGATGAATTAGAGAGAGAGTCGGAGCAGGAGGAGGTACCGGGCTCCCCTGCATGTCGCAAACCCAGGCCACCTGTGAACAGCTACctgagg atggatAAGCAGCGCTACGATTTTGGGGATCAGGAAGAGGTGGTGTGTCACTCCGGCTATGAGATGGAGGGGTATCAGTACTTCCGCTGTCTGCCGGATGGGAAGTGGAGCGAGTTCACAGGGACATGCCTCA AGAAGGTGTGTACCAGGCCCGATCTGCCTGCGGACATGACCCTGCAGCCGAGGAAGGACGAGTACAAGATCGGCGACGGCATCGTGCTGAACTGCGCCACAGCGGGGATGGTCCCCTCCGGCCCGCGCTTCTACACATGTGGGAGGAGCCTGACCTGGGACCCGCCCCTCCCGAGCGACATACACTGTGAAAATG AGAAGCCGTTTATCCCCGATAGCAGCTGCAGGCgtggagagaggaagcagggctcccagtgtgtgtgcatccctACAGAAGAGTGCAg TCCATACAGGGCGGACCTTTGCGTCCTGGATGCAGGAAGTGGCAGCGCTGTGATGAAGTCGGCCTGTGCCCTGCATGCTGGCCGTTGCCACGGAGACCAGCTCTACTTCCTGAGTGAGGGAGCATGTGAGGTGGATGAGCCCACCTTGGAGTGGGCGCGGTTCCGAGCCAGGCTGTCCAATCAAAGCCAGGTCCAGGAGCCGTGTGGACCAGGCACCTGCTACGAATGGGAGACATGCTCTG
- the LOC118778115 gene encoding 5-hydroxytryptamine receptor 1A-alpha-like, producing the protein MESTNNTTSSDGSVQNENITTLAEVALSYQIATSLLLAALILCAIFGNACVVAAIALERSLQNVANYLIGSLAVTDLMVSVLVLPMAALYQVLNKWTLGQVTCDIFISLDVLCCTSSILHLCAIALDRYWAITDPIDYVNKRTPRRAAILISVTWLVGFSISIPPMLGWRKAEDRADPDACTISQDPGYTIYSTFGAFYIPLILMLVLYGRIFKAARFRIRKTVRKTEKKKVSDKCVTVSPALFHKKTNGDLTKNWKRSVEPKPSSCVNGAVKHGQDGESLEIIEVHSNSKNHLPLPNTPQSAPCFENRNEKNTEAKRKIALARERKTVKTLGIIMGTFILCWLPFFIVALVLPFCPESCHMPVWLGDVINWLGYSNSLLNPIIYAYFNKDFQSAFKKIIKCKFCRP; encoded by the coding sequence ATGGAAAGTACAAACAACACGACGTCTTCAGACGGCTCCGTCCAAAACGAGAACATCACGACCTTAGCCGAAGTGGCACTAAGTTACCAAATCGCCACCTCTCTCTTGCTGGCAGCGCTGATTCTCTGTGCTATATTTGGGAATGCGTGCGTGGTCGCGGCCATCGCTCTGGAGAGATCCCTCCAGAATGTGGCGAACTATTTGATCGGATCGCTGGCCGTCACGGACCTGATGGTGTCGGTGCTGGTGCTCCCCATGGCCGCTCTTTATCAAGTCTTAAACAAATGGACTCTCGGGCAGGTAacttgtgacattttcatttccttaGACGTGTTGTGTTGCACGTCGTCCATACTACACCTGTGCGCAATAGCCTTGGACAGGTACTGGGCGATAACAGATCCCATAGACTATGTGAACAAACGGACCCCCAGACGTGCGGCTATCCTGATCAGCGTGACTTGGCTGGTAGGTTTCTCCATATCGATTCCGCCCATGTTAGGATGGAGAAAAGCCGAGGACAGAGCTGACCCCGACGCCTGCACCATCAGCCAGGACCCTGGCTACACCATTTATTCGACTTTCGGCGCTTTTTACATCCCGCTCATTCTTATGCTGGTCCTTTACGGGAGAATATTCAAAGCTGCCAGGTTCCGAATCCGAAAAACAGTCcgcaaaacagagaaaaagaaagtttCGGACAAATGTGTAACGGTGTCGCCTGCCTTGTTTCATAAAAAGACCAACGGAGACCTGACCAAAAACTGGAAGCGGAGCGTGGAACCAAAGCCGAGCTCGTGCGTAAATGGCGCGGTCAAGCACGGGCAGGACGGCGAGTCGCTGGAGATCATTGAAGTTCACAGCAACTCTAAGAATCACCTTCCCCTCCCAAACACCCCGCAATCAGCGCCGTGTTTCGAGAACAGAAACGAAAAGAATACAGAAGCCAAGAggaaaattgctttggcaagAGAGCGCAAAACCGTGAAGACGCTCGGGATCATCATGGGCACCTTCATTTTGTGCTGGTTGCCGTTCTTCATCGTGGCTCTGGTGTTGCCCTTTTGCCCGGAGAGTTGCCACATGCCGGTGTGGCTCGGGGATGTGATTAACTGGCTAGGCTACTCGAACTCTCTCTTAAATCCGATCATTTACGCCTACTTCAATAAAGATTTTCAAAGtgctttcaaaaaaataattaaatgcaagttTTGCCGACCCTGA